The genomic DNA GAGGCGGTCTATTTCTGGTGCGACGGCGACAACTGGGGGAAGCCTTTAACCAACAGGATACTTCAGTTTTGGTGATTGGCTATCGCAATGCCTCCTGCTTAACCGTCAAGCGCGGATCAGTCATCAAGGGAGATACAAGCGATCTAGGGTTTGTGAGATTAGTCGAGAAAGTCCAGCAAACAACTTCAGGACAGAAGGCAGAGCGGTTGAGTGCAGCAATTTACAAAGCTGGAGCTAAGGTGCAACCGAAAGCTTTAATCAACCTGGCTCGTAGTTCCACTCCCGCTTTACGCCAGGAGGAAGTGGCTCAAATTACTGAAGCTGTTAAGTTTGCCAGGGCAGACTACTGGAGAGCACTATCTAACTGGCTCTACAACAATGTTCCTTCCCAATTAAATGAGGTGATTATTTCCGGTGGGACGGCAGGCTACTTGCGTTCCGAACTGAAGGAGTATTTCTCTTATACAACGATCGCTTGGATTGATCAGCTGGAATCAAAAATTCACTCAGCATTTGGTAGCAGCGTAGGAACTGCATCTTTGAGTCTTCGGCTGACGGATGCTTATGGATTGTTTCTGTTTCTGTCAAACAAAGTAGTCAAGGTGAAAGCAAATGCATAGAGAACAGAAGCGGGTCAACTTTCACTTTCGCTGCCAGGTTTACGCTATATCAGAAGATGGCAAGCTGTTTAGATATCTCCAGTCGGAGGATACGGAATTTTCATTACGGGAGATGATTACCTGGGCAGTTTCGGGTTACTGGATGCCCTTTGCTCATAAATATCACGGCGACTTATCTGATGAGGAACTGAAGTTGAGCGCCCAAAGGTCTATCCATCGGCTCCAGCAACAAATTCTCTATTTAGAAGAAAGTTTTGGGTTAAAGCCCACAGCAGAATCCAAAGTTAGCAAATTAGCTAGACAAAGCTTATCTAACCCATTCGGGGAAGTGCAACAGTTGGATGAATCTAGGTTAGCTAACCGTTCTAGCTGTTTGGAAATAGAAATTGCTCCGACCTCCGTTGATGTCAAAAAGACGCTAGACAGTAGCGATGACATTGAAGGGGATGGGGAATGGGATGATGCGGGAATTTGAGCGCAAACATTTTTAGGTAATAATCATGAGTTATACAGAACAGGATTTGCAAAACCAATATAGTTTGTCCAAAGATGTCGTGCGCAAAACCTTGAAAGCCTGCGGCTTGTCTGTAGAACAAGCAACGTATAGCGATGAGGAAATCCAATCGCGGTTTCTGGTGGCCAGGAAGTTACTCGATGATGGGGTGGCCCGCACCTACGCTGATGTAGCAGACTATTTCAAGCAACACGATGGAGCTAACTCTTCTGACTCGACAGAAGACAACTCTTTGGAAATGCCTCAATTGCTATCTCTTGCCTCCGAGCAATGTGGCACTCGGATTGCATTAACCCAAGCAGTCCGCCTGCTGGAAGTTTGTGGGTTGGCTGATAAAGAGCAATATACCCCAGAGGAAGTAGAACGTTTCCTTGGGGCGTGTAACCTACTCAAAGGGCAGGGTAAAACAATAGCTGAGGTAGCGGCTCACTTTGGACAGCCATCCGGTACTGTAGAAAACGCACAAGCCATCCTGGATGAAATCATCGGGCTTGTAGGACAGGTTTCTGACACTCAAGCCCAGCGCATCAGCTCGCTGCTGCCACAACTCGCAGCCGAACAACTCGAGCAAATTAGGGTGTTGTTTTCGCGTATGACAATGCAACGACTGCGGGAGATGATGGCCAGTGGTGAAATGGATGCCCAGTTTCAACAAGTTTGGAGCCGCCAATCGGGAAACGACTTCGACCTCGTGGCGCGGTTCGAGTCAACGAGGCTGAACCAACCGAACCAACCCAAGAGCTTGCCTGGTTTGTCGATGAATTTATCCACCAGCGACTAACGATTGTCTTGGATCAGGACAAGCGCAAGTTGCAGCTAGAGCAAAAACGCTTACAACTGCAGCAGCAAAGGGCTGAGCAATTCCACAAGTCGCTCAACTCGTTCCTCAATACGATGAGGAAGTCCGTAAATACCTGGACATTTGTGATCTTGTGGGCGGTTATTGCCTGTGCTGGTGGTTGGGTTGGCGGGATCAATACGCCACTGGGGGTAACTTGCTCGGCGCGAACAAGTCTTTGCTATCAAGCCAGGATTCGGGGCATGAAGACGGCGATCGCGGAGCTGCCCAAGCCACAGTGTACCAAAACCCGCAAGGGATATATGTGTATTCTGCCAAGTGACATAGGCTCGAAACCTAAAAGGTAGTCCAGGGGCAACCTGTCGTCAAAAACCAGATTCTCAGCGATCGCACTCCTGCACCAGAACGCCTTTCGTTGTAGCGTCAAATCTTGCTACTCAAACTGGAACAACTCAAACAATCACCTAGTAAAACTGTCTCAGCCAGCAGTCTGGAAGTAAGCTATGCAGAGGAACGCGCCAAAATTGCCCAAGCGAAGCTGGAAGTAGAACCGGCTAAGATCGCGATCGCGCATTTTAAAGCTGATTGGGAGCAACAGTCGCTCGAAATCACTTTGAGAAAAGGGTTTGGCTTCCCCAAATTTTCGGCGGTTCGCGCTCCACCAGCGCGATACCAACAGCCCCATACAGAGGAGTCTGCGCTACTCCTTATCTAGCATTCTCTACTGGCTAGGTTTCAGGAGGTTGGGTCCACTAACTCAAGCCGGATTCGCTTGCCAATTGCAGCTCCAGCCCGCTCAATCGTATCTAAAGTCACGGATGAATTATCCGGATCTAGCAGTCGCTCAAGTGATGCCCTACTAGTTTTCATCGCTTTTGCCATTGCTGTCTTGGTTAATTTCTTCTCTTCCATTGCCTGTTGAATCTGCCAAGCGAGCGCTCGTTTGAGTGCAATTGATTCGATCTCGGCTCTTGTGCCTTCTTCTTCTAATAAGTCGTCAAGAGAAGAACCAATATAAGGGTTTTTGCTCATTTAAATTCCTCCAACTTTCGTTTCCGGTCACTAGCCAACTCCAAGTCCTTCTTCGGAGTTTTTTGGGTTTTTTTGATAAATCCGTGGAGCAAAACCATCTGGTTGTCATAGATGCAGAACAGCACGCGGGCAGTCCGACCTCGCGGTAGGTTGGTGCGAACCTCAAACAGTCCATCTCCCATAGGACGGCAAGTAGGCATTCCCACTGGCCAACCAAACTCCACCGTTTTGATGTCACTGCCAATTAGATAGCGGTCTTCCTTATCCAAAGACTTCAGCCATTCTCGAACTGGCTCATTGCTAGCTTCGGTTTTATAGAAGACCGCAGGGATTCGCTTTTCTTCCATTTATATTTAGAATGTACCAAAAAAGGTACAAGATGCCAAGTGTTACTGTCACTATCCCTGCTATCAGGCTAGTTGAGATGATTGATCGCGCTTTTCCTGTTGTTGGCGCTACTACCGTCAACTGGGAGTAGTGGTAGTAGTCGCCAGTCGAGAGCATCACCCGTCCCTCGGCAAAGGTGCAAACTACTTTGGTCATATTTCCATCACTGGTTGCGACCCAGGTTCCGTGAAAAATCCCTAGTGCCTGCATCTCGGCAGTGCGGTCAATGTATTTAACTAGGGCGCTGGGCTTGAACTTGCCCAGTGGAGTAACAATCTCCTTGAAAGAGACACTGATAGCAGTGGTGATTTTGTCCGAGTGTTTGCCTCCGCCCAACAACACTCGCACGGTAGCGCCAGGAGCGATGCCCCGTTTGTAGCGCTTTAGCGGTTTTTTGGGCAAGGTGGTTTGAATTTGTTCAGTGTGGGACTGGGGGGGGTTGAAGACTGCATTTTGGATTCCTTTAACTGCAAACAAACCAGTGTTGGGAAGAGCAGAAAACTAAAAAGAGCGCAGATTTCCTCGTTCGGGGAGGGTTTTGAGTTAGTGAAGTTCTCATGACAATGGGTTGATCCCCTGGCGTGACACCAGGGCGCTATGGTTAGCTGTTCAATCCAGTCAAGCGTGCGGCAAGGAATGACTCAATCGGACATGATAGCCGGTGGTTGCAGTGGTACACACCCTTATCCATCTCGGTTCCCGGTTCACTGTAGATGAGGCATGGCTCCAAAGCTGCATCTGCTTCCCACTTCGCTTGCAGGGTGGGAAGTTCGCTTTCAAATACGAGTTCATCAACCGAATACTCTTCTGTAAAGCCACCTGGGAAATCGAGTTTGCAGATATAGCACCACGAGTTGGTGCTAAACTTGTATTCCTCTAAGCACAGCCCGACTATTTTGCCAGTCGCCCAAGCTGCAGGCTGGCACTGATCAATCACAGCAACGCGATCGCCAAACTTGTACTTGGGTGGCTCGGCTTTGGGGTAGGTGAATGCGATTGTAATGGTATGCATGGGAGTTCACAGTCTGTAGAGGTTTGCCGGAATTGGAAGAACGCCCCAGCTGTTGCTAAGGCTGTGCTTACACGGTCTTACGCCGCTTCGATGGCGCTCGCGCTGTAACTATCGCTATTGCTCCAGTCGCAGCAGATGGGTGGGGTTGGTAGCGGTTTGGTTTGGCGCTGCTGGCTCGCGCTCAATCATAGAGTAATACCGCTTGCGGCATCCCCCACACCTTGGCTTTCCATCCGATACCGAATCGCTCTGCCATTCTGACTTGCTGTCTTGTGCAGTGGCGTTTAGCGGCGATCAATTTCCAGAAGGTATGTGCGCTTTGCCAGTCGAAAACTGGGGTAATTACCCCAGTGCTTCTACTCACTTAAAATGGGCAGTCTTCCTCAACTGGAACCCAGTGAGATACAATCCTCCAACCATCAAGCCATCCGGCTGCGGCAATGAGCGATTCAATTGCTTCTTGAGTTGGCTCCATCACCACCACATCTACAATCCGAAATCTCTCTGGGACTCCTTCATAGCCCAGCTCGTTGCTTGCTAGCTCGACAAAGTAGCGGTATGTCTGCTGTTTAGTTTCTCTTGCTTCTGGTGCTGTCAGTAAATATGGCATGATGAATCTGTGACTCCTTATAATGAGGGGTTTTCGATGGAGAGAGCGCTTCAGTTGTCCAGACCAGAGCGCTTTCTCTATGTATTTATTATGCGTTAAAATTTTAACGGCGTCAACTATTTTACGTAAAGATTTTATCGATAATATATTGCTATGAATTATTTATGGGAAAGATACCAGTGTCAAAAGTTGCGCAGTTGAGAGAAAAAGCAGGCTTGACCCAAAGGCAGCTAGCCGATCTTGTTGGAGTCACCGAGTCAACTATTAGAAATCTAGAAAGAAACCGTAACGGAGTTGAGCAGATAGAACGTATTGTCAAGCTTTGTCGAGCATTAAGGTGTAGCGCTGAAGAATTGATTGAATACAAGTCAGTTGAGGAAGGCGAGATCGATGCTTGATCCTCTTACTATCAACCCTCTAACACTCCCTTCCGTTCCCTTGGAATTTTGGCAGCAGTTACCCGAAACACCATGTATCTACTTCGCAATTGATTCTCAGGGATAGATATTGTCAAGTTAAGTATGAAGGTGGCATGAGAGAGCTGTCAACTTCCTTCCTTCCCTGACTTATCTAGGTCTAGAGCGTCTAACGCTGTTTTCCGACATGAGAGAGCATAGAAAGAGCGGCGATCGCTTTTTTGAGTGACAATGAATTTTAGTCTCTAGAAATATAGTTCCAAAGACTAAATGCGCGAACTTGCCTCCATCAAGGGATCTGGGGAACTCAAGCTGTCATCCCCCGTGCCGTCTGCTCAGCACCCAGCAGCAGTGTACCTGGCTTCTTTGAGTCCGGGAGCGCAGCCGACAATGCGCCATTCCCTAGACGCGATCGCTTGTTTGCTGACTAATGGTGAGTGTGATGCTCTAACTTTAGACTGGTCTAAGCTCCGCTATCAGCACACAGCAGCAGTGCGGTCAGCTTTAATTTCTCGCTATACGCCATCGACTACCAAGAAAATGCTATGTGCTTTGCGGCGAGTCTTGCAGGAAGCGAGGAAACTTCAGCTGATTTCCTTAGAGGATTACGCCACGGCAATAGATTTGCCCCACACTAACACCCCACCACAAAAACTCAGAGGTCGCGCGCTTAGCACTGATGAAATTGTCGCTTTGATGGATGCGTGCCAGCAACAAGATTTATTACCGATAGATATCAGAGACTTGGCGCTCATTGCCATCCTACGCGGCGGGGGCTTGAGGCGAAATGAAGTGGTAAATCTGGAATTAAAAGACTTCGACCCTAACACTGGCGCTATTGAGATTCGTAAAGGCAAGAGACAGTCATACCGCATGGTTTATTTGCCTTCTGCTGCGCTTGATTTGGTGTCCCAGTGGCTCAGTATCCGAGGGCGCAAGCCAGGACCGCTGCTTTGTCCAGTCAGAAAAGGTGGCACAATTGAGCTGCGGCACATGAGCGCTGATGCTGTGTTGAAGATTGTACGGCGGCGGGGTAAGCAAGCTAGCATTGATAAATTCTCTCCCCATGATTTTCGCCGGACTTTTTGCTCAGATCTGCTCTCGGCTGGGGTAGATATCGTGACGGTGCAAAAGTTAGCTGGGCACACCAGTCCAATAACCACTGCCAAGTACGACCGTCGGGGTGAGGAACTCAAACGACTAGCGGTAGAACACTTGTCAATTCCGAGATTGGAGCGAAAAATCAGGAGCTGAAGGTAAATATGGCATAATCTTGAGCTAGAGCAGTTGTCATCCAACTAGAGTGTTGGTTGCAGGTGAAGGAGAGCAAAAAAACTGCTTCATGTCTTTTTAACCATATCTTTTCGGCAAAGTTTCCCTAGCCCCAGTTAGAGGG from Chroococcidiopsis sp. CCMEE 29 includes the following:
- a CDS encoding ParM/StbA family protein: MSDLLVVFDPGSSLTKIFYAVGSSKPECLLMEPEVIQVSKESIEAYENSLVGQPNPEDCAWIAVDGKYLAVGFLARTQFLANRGLDELKYERAIYKVLAAVGAIAEREAMPSGFSLSLGLLLPWGEYQDRERFGRLVAQALTNFNFRFQNFSVSVELFDCKPEGGGLFLVRRRQLGEAFNQQDTSVLVIGYRNASCLTVKRGSVIKGDTSDLGFVRLVEKVQQTTSGQKAERLSAAIYKAGAKVQPKALINLARSSTPALRQEEVAQITEAVKFARADYWRALSNWLYNNVPSQLNEVIISGGTAGYLRSELKEYFSYTTIAWIDQLESKIHSAFGSSVGTASLSLRLTDAYGLFLFLSNKVVKVKANA
- a CDS encoding helix-turn-helix domain-containing protein produces the protein MSKNPYIGSSLDDLLEEEGTRAEIESIALKRALAWQIQQAMEEKKLTKTAMAKAMKTSRASLERLLDPDNSSVTLDTIERAGAAIGKRIRLELVDPTS
- a CDS encoding type II toxin-antitoxin system RelE/ParE family toxin; translation: MEEKRIPAVFYKTEASNEPVREWLKSLDKEDRYLIGSDIKTVEFGWPVGMPTCRPMGDGLFEVRTNLPRGRTARVLFCIYDNQMVLLHGFIKKTQKTPKKDLELASDRKRKLEEFK
- a CDS encoding helix-turn-helix transcriptional regulator, with the protein product MGKIPVSKVAQLREKAGLTQRQLADLVGVTESTIRNLERNRNGVEQIERIVKLCRALRCSAEELIEYKSVEEGEIDA
- a CDS encoding site-specific integrase, whose amino-acid sequence is MRELASIKGSGELKLSSPVPSAQHPAAVYLASLSPGAQPTMRHSLDAIACLLTNGECDALTLDWSKLRYQHTAAVRSALISRYTPSTTKKMLCALRRVLQEARKLQLISLEDYATAIDLPHTNTPPQKLRGRALSTDEIVALMDACQQQDLLPIDIRDLALIAILRGGGLRRNEVVNLELKDFDPNTGAIEIRKGKRQSYRMVYLPSAALDLVSQWLSIRGRKPGPLLCPVRKGGTIELRHMSADAVLKIVRRRGKQASIDKFSPHDFRRTFCSDLLSAGVDIVTVQKLAGHTSPITTAKYDRRGEELKRLAVEHLSIPRLERKIRS